The following are from one region of the Dreissena polymorpha isolate Duluth1 chromosome 2, UMN_Dpol_1.0, whole genome shotgun sequence genome:
- the LOC127867672 gene encoding brain protein I3-like yields MQQPPQPPPAYGANPPNYNQPVYQQPPPVHNPAPMFMAQQSSQVVVVNAGGNSRDYPPGTCQRCGGHIGTKFTVCGILLCIFCFPLGLLCCLLMTEKRCDNCG; encoded by the exons ATGCAGCAGCCACCACAGCCACCACCAG CGTACGGGGCAAACCCGCCCAACTATAACCAGCCAGTCTACCAACAGCCACCGCCCGTCCATAACCCGGCACCGATGTTTATGGCGCAACAGAGCAGTCAAGTGGTCGTGGTCAACGCCGGCGGAAATTCAAGGGATTATCCACCGGGAACCTGTCAGAGATGCGGG GGTCACATAGGAACGAAGTTTACGGTGTGTGGGATACTACTGTGCATTTTCTGCTTCCCACTCGGTTTGCTGTGCTGCCTTCTGATGACGGAGAAAAGATGTGACAATTGTGGTTAA